The window GCTGGCGGTGCTGTCCTCCTACGCGCCGGTCCCGCCGTCCCTCGACTTCGCCGGGGCCGCCGCGCTGCCCGCCGCCGTCGAGACGGCCACCCGCGCGCTCGACCAGTTGGGCGTGCGGAGCGGCGGCACGCTCCTCGTCAACGGCGCCTCGGGCAGCGTCGGCAGCGCGGCCGTCCAGCTGGCGGTGGCGCGCGGCGCGCGCGTCATCGGCACCGCCGGTCCGGCGAACCACGACTACCTGCGCTCGCTGGGAGCCGAGGCCGTGACCTACGGCGAAGGGCTCACCGACCGGGTGCGCGCACTCGCTCCCGACGGTGTCGGCCTCGCACTCGACGTCGCCGGCAGCGGGGTGCTGCCCGAGCTCATCGCTCTCGCGCACGGCCCCGAACACGTCGTCACACTGGCGGACTTCAGCGGCGCGCAGGAGCACGGCGTGCTGTTCAGCCGCGGGGACTCCGGCCGCGCGGTCCACTCCCTCGGCGGGATCGGCGCACTGATCGAGTCCGGCCGCTTCGCGCTCCCCGTGACGCGGACGTTCCCGCTCGACGGGGTCGCGGACGCGCACCGGGCCGGGGAGAGCGGCCGGGTGCGCGGGAAACTGGTGCTCCTGGCCGGGGAGCAGGCGGGGTGACTCGGTCATACGGGGACGGCCCCGCCCGCCCTGAATCAACTTCGGGCCGACGGTGAGATCCCCGTCGGCCCGAAGCCACGTACACGCACCCCATGGGCGCCGGCATGCGCTGAACTGCGCCTACAGCACCGGCAGCAGGTTCTTCAGCTCGAAGGCCGTGACCTCGCTGCGGTACTCCTCCCACTCCTGCTTCTTGTCGCGCAGGAAGTTGCGCGGCGGGATCAGCTCGAACGGGCGTGTAATACCGCTTCGTCTGCACAGCTGAAGCGTTCTGACCACAGGCTGCGGCCCGCTCATGCCAAAAGCAGTACGCACCCACCCACGCCTAGATACTGTATGCACTCATCGCCAGACGGCCCTGAGGGTCAAGTGGAGCGTACGCGGAGGGGCAATGGACAGGGTTACTCGCGGGCTAATGGAAAGCTGGGCAAAAGATGCGGGCGTTGGACACCTGAAGGAGTATGTCGCCTTCGAACGCTTCGTTAACTTCATCGTCCTCTCCCGCCATCACGACCAGCAGTTCAGTGTAGAAGATTTCTCTTGCGGAGATGACGGCACCCTTGGAATCGATGGCTTCGCTCTCTCGATTAATGGCGAGCTAGTCCCCGACATGGCAGAATTGGAAGACGCTCTTTCCGGCAGCGGGGCGATTGAAGTGTCGATCACGATGACCCAGGTAAAGACATCCCCGAGTTTCGATTTGGGCGATTTAAGCATCTTCTCTGATGCATCGATCACTCTACTCACAGAGGACGAGCCGCCGCACCCTAACCTGGAAGATCAGCAGAATATACTGCATCGAGTCTTGCAAGAATCTAGCAGGTTTCGCGAAAATCCGGTATGCCGACTCTACTACGTAACCCTCGGGACATGGAATAATCGCGGGCCTATCGTTCGGAAAATGGACGATACACGAAAACGACTTCTGGGATCAAACTTGTTTTCGCGCGTCGATTTTCACGTTTGGGGTGCCAGTGAAGTGCAGAGCAACTGGCGCGCCATCGATTCCGCTCTAGAGGTGACAGTCCAATTTGAGAACCGCACCACGCTACCCGAGGTGGAAGGAGTTCGAGAGGCCTATCTTGGCGTGCTTCCTGGCAGCGAATTCATCAAGCTGGTAACTGACGACGAAGGGGAAATTCGCAAAACCCTCTTCTTTGACAACGTTCGCGATTTTCAAGGCGAGACCGATGTCAACGCGGATATCAGACAAACGTTGGCAGCCGGCGATCGCAGCCGGTTCTGTGTTCTCAACAACGGTGTCACTGTTGTTGCACATGACCTCAAGGCCACGGGCAACCGTTTGACCCTCGTCGATTTCCAAGTCGTGAACGGATGCCAAACCAGCCACATTCTCCACTCGGAAAGGGAAAACCTGGACGGAGTGTACGTCCCCTTTCGGCTGATTGTCACCCTGGACGACGACGTGGCAAAAAGCATTACGAAAGCAACGAACAAGCAGGGGCAAGTAACCAAGGAGAATCTTTTCGCTCTTTCAGAGTTGCAAAAGAGAATCGAAGCTTACTTCAATTCATTCGAGACGGAGCC is drawn from Streptomyces sp. NBC_00178 and contains these coding sequences:
- a CDS encoding NADP-dependent oxidoreductase; this translates as MRAVRFSRFGGPEVLEIVDLPDPHPGPGQIRIAVRSAGINASDWKKRAGLMDPELPQTMGYEAAGYVDELGEGVTDTALGDRVFGFCDEGAAQAELAVLSSYAPVPPSLDFAGAAALPAAVETATRALDQLGVRSGGTLLVNGASGSVGSAAVQLAVARGARVIGTAGPANHDYLRSLGAEAVTYGEGLTDRVRALAPDGVGLALDVAGSGVLPELIALAHGPEHVVTLADFSGAQEHGVLFSRGDSGRAVHSLGGIGALIESGRFALPVTRTFPLDGVADAHRAGESGRVRGKLVLLAGEQAG
- a CDS encoding AIPR family protein, with the translated sequence MESWAKDAGVGHLKEYVAFERFVNFIVLSRHHDQQFSVEDFSCGDDGTLGIDGFALSINGELVPDMAELEDALSGSGAIEVSITMTQVKTSPSFDLGDLSIFSDASITLLTEDEPPHPNLEDQQNILHRVLQESSRFRENPVCRLYYVTLGTWNNRGPIVRKMDDTRKRLLGSNLFSRVDFHVWGASEVQSNWRAIDSALEVTVQFENRTTLPEVEGVREAYLGVLPGSEFIKLVTDDEGEIRKTLFFDNVRDFQGETDVNADIRQTLAAGDRSRFCVLNNGVTVVAHDLKATGNRLTLVDFQVVNGCQTSHILHSERENLDGVYVPFRLIVTLDDDVAKSITKATNKQGQVTKENLFALSELQKRIEAYFNSFETEPGKRIYYERRSRQWSGSAQVRGTWRVISLRNLMQAFASLYLRIPHTAARYYGDLRDRVGNDVFSDAHNEAYYYSAAYAFCKLDHFFRSGAIARELKPARYHLLAGVRTIYLASSSPEKVESIDKKAEKDCKPFNSFLWDDDRYLESLQVCAKVLVKLAGGQEINRDFGRTRDFTEQYLSELLK